The Thermus brockianus genome window below encodes:
- a CDS encoding transposase gives MRGALAAGSARVSEMVASLPSPLQNRFHQAKALYRFLSNPRVEAEALLDRVYQESATALEGEEVLVLLDLSPVAKPYARALEGIARVGKDRRPGYELLTALGLDPAGRLALGYAHLVAYGERGFASLPKEVEGAIEAARERLGGVGRRLVYVADRGFDDRKVFGQVLALGEEFVVRVYRDRKLGEGGSLAKVASSLALPCGEEVELRVGGRYQRVRLHFGWREVEVEGRRLHLVVCRVPALGRRGEWWLLTSLPVRGREEAAQVVEAYRRRWEVERFFRLLKTGLGLETFQVRGLARIRKVVAVLLGLAVFLWEVERLGDPFKGFLLQLGGKLGLPSERDGPYLLLRGLVRLLNYEVTQELLKQAKGGRGRSFG, from the coding sequence GTGCGGGGCGCCTTGGCCGCAGGCTCAGCCCGGGTGAGCGAGATGGTGGCCTCGCTCCCTTCTCCCCTCCAGAACCGCTTCCACCAGGCCAAAGCCCTTTACCGCTTCCTGTCCAACCCACGGGTGGAGGCAGAAGCCCTCCTTGACCGGGTCTATCAGGAGAGCGCGACTGCCCTGGAGGGTGAGGAGGTTCTGGTCCTCCTGGACCTGAGCCCGGTGGCCAAGCCCTATGCCCGGGCCCTGGAGGGGATAGCCCGGGTGGGGAAGGATAGGCGGCCCGGGTACGAGCTCCTCACCGCCCTGGGGTTGGACCCCGCGGGGCGGCTGGCCCTGGGGTACGCCCACCTGGTGGCCTACGGGGAGAGGGGGTTTGCCAGCCTGCCCAAGGAGGTGGAGGGAGCCATTGAGGCGGCCCGGGAGCGATTGGGGGGCGTGGGCAGGAGGCTGGTGTATGTGGCGGACCGGGGGTTTGACGACCGGAAGGTGTTTGGGCAGGTGCTGGCCCTGGGGGAGGAGTTCGTGGTGCGGGTCTACCGGGACCGGAAGCTTGGGGAGGGGGGTTCTCTGGCGAAGGTGGCTTCTTCCCTGGCCCTTCCCTGTGGGGAGGAGGTGGAGCTGAGGGTAGGGGGCAGGTACCAGCGGGTGCGGCTCCACTTCGGATGGAGGGAGGTGGAGGTGGAGGGGAGGCGGCTCCACCTGGTGGTCTGCCGGGTGCCAGCCCTGGGGCGGCGTGGGGAGTGGTGGCTACTGACCAGCTTGCCGGTGAGGGGGAGGGAGGAGGCGGCGCAGGTGGTGGAGGCGTACCGCAGGCGGTGGGAGGTGGAGCGGTTCTTCCGGCTTTTGAAGACGGGGCTGGGGCTTGAGACCTTCCAGGTGCGGGGGCTTGCCCGGATCCGGAAGGTGGTGGCGGTTTTGCTGGGGCTGGCGGTGTTCCTTTGGGAAGTTGAGCGGTTGGGGGATCCGTTCAAGGGGTTTCTTTTGCAGCTCGGGGGCAAGCTGGGGCTGCCCAGCGAGAGGGATGGTCCGTACCTGCTCCTGAGGGGCCTGGTTCGCCTGCTCAACTATGAAGTCACCCAAGAACTCTTGAAGCAGGCTAAGGGAGGGCGAGGAAGGAGTTTTGGGTAA
- a CDS encoding SgcJ/EcaC family oxidoreductase encodes MFDAIDEVTQVVHAFAECWNRHDMNAFAELFAPDAEFVNVVGLWWKGRDEIKKAHEFTHATMFKNSRLTIENVSVRFPQEDIAIARVRWVLEGHVSPEGAPLPARNGILLNVLCRTPGGWVIIDSQNTDIVEGALSRPQ; translated from the coding sequence ATGTTCGATGCAATTGACGAAGTAACACAGGTCGTTCACGCATTCGCGGAATGCTGGAACCGGCATGACATGAACGCATTTGCCGAGCTGTTTGCACCAGATGCGGAGTTCGTCAATGTGGTGGGCCTCTGGTGGAAAGGAAGAGATGAAATCAAGAAGGCCCATGAGTTCACGCACGCAACTATGTTCAAGAACAGCCGGTTGACTATCGAGAACGTGTCGGTCCGGTTCCCTCAGGAGGACATCGCCATTGCCAGAGTGCGCTGGGTCCTCGAGGGTCACGTTTCCCCTGAGGGAGCGCCACTTCCCGCACGCAACGGAATCCTTCTCAACGTGCTTTGTCGCACCCCTGGAGGATGGGTGATCATCGATTCACAGAACACAGATATCGTCGAGGGCGCACTCTCTCGTCCTCAATGA